The Megalops cyprinoides isolate fMegCyp1 chromosome 19, fMegCyp1.pri, whole genome shotgun sequence genome has a window encoding:
- the LOC118794795 gene encoding immediate early response gene 2 protein-like — MDVSAEAKRIMVQALGKLYSSRTQRGGLRLHRSLLLTLVMRSARDIYHTAHMTCENEGTAATPSAVPEQAPAEEAMDTSGVPAETSGSDCAPPASTEKSQQSEGEEKPSVCKRTQANKENCNPLGHDRHSRKRRGKAAAEPDFLPSKRAKMEAGEERVIVQSAALRSNSGSCSRVGNTLTSLPVSQAIAAF; from the coding sequence ATGGACGTGAGCGCAGAGGCCAAGCGGATCATGGTTCAGGCTCTGGGCAAGCTGTACAGCTCACGCACCCAGCGCGGTGGGCTCAGGCTCCACCGGAGCCTCCTGCTCACGCTCGTGATGAGGTCCGCCCGGGACATCTACCACACCGCCCACATGACCTGCGAGAACGAGGGAACGGCTGCCACCCCTTCTGCCGTCCCGGAACAGGCACCGGCCGAGGAAGCGATGGACACTAGCGGCGTACCTGCGGAGACCTCTGGATCTGACTGCGCGCCGCCGGCCTCTACTGAAAAGAGCCAGCAGTCAGAGGGCGAGGAAAAGCCGTCTGTCTGTAAGAGGACTCAAGCGAACAAGGAGAACTGCAATCCTCTGGGACATGACCGCCACTCTAGGAAGAGACGGGGCAAGGCGGCAGCGGAGCCAGACTTTTTGCCGAGCAAGAGGGCAAAAATGGAAGCGGGGGAAGAGCGGGTGATTGTTCAGAGCGCGGCGCTCAGGAGCAACTCGGGGAGCTGCAGTCGAGTCGGGAATACCCTGACTTCACTACCCGTGTCTCAAGCCATCGCAGCGTTCTGA